DNA sequence from the Desulfovibrio sp. genome:
TGCAGGCAGCCTGCTGCCAGCGGGCAGCGCCCTGCACGTGCCGGGCTACATGGTCACCCTGTTGGGCAAATACCTGACATACTCCCTGCTGGCTCTTTCCGTTGATCTGGTCTGGGGTTTTATGGGCGTGCTCAGCCTTGGGCACGGCGCGTTCTTCGCCCTGGGGGGCTACGGCTTCGGCATGTACCTCATGCGGCAGATAGGTGCGCGCGGCGTGTATGGCAATGCTAACCTTCCGGACTTCATGGTTTTTCTGAACTGGAAGGAACTACCATGGTTCTGGCAGGGCAGCGAATATTTTGTGGTGGCACTGCTGCTGGTAGTGCTGCTGCCCGGCCTGCTGGCCTACGTGTTTGGCAGACTGGCCTTTGGCTCGCGGGTTTCGGGCGTGTACTTCTCCATCATGAGTCAAGCCATGACCTATGCCCTCCTGCTGGCCTTTTTCCGCAATGAGATGGGCTTTGGCGGCAACAACGGCCTTACAGATTTCAAGACCCTGCTGGGCTTTGAATTGCAAACAGACGGCATGCGCACAACCCTGTTTGCCTGCTCCGCCGTGGCGCTCATGGCAGGCTACCTCCTGTGCAGGGCCGTCACGGCGTCGCGCCTTGGGCGCGTATGCGTGGCCGTGCGCGATGCGGAAAGCCGCGTGCGCTTTATCGGCTACAGGGTGGAGCGGTATCAGGTGGCGGTGTTCACGCTGTCCGCCATTTTGGCGGGCATCGGCGGCGCTCTGTATGTGCCGCAGGTGGGCATCATCAACCCCGGCGAATTCTCGCCCCTCAACTCCATTGAAATCGTGGTCTGCGTGGCGCTTGGAGGCCGTGGGCGACTCTATGGCGCAGTGCTTGGCGCGTTTGCCGTCAACGCCTTCAAAACGTGGTTTACGGCGGTCATGCCCGAGGCATGGCTGTTTGCCCTTGGCGGCATGTTTGTGCTGGTGACCATCTTCCTGCCGCAGGGTCTGGCGGGCTTGCCCGATCAGTGGCGCAACCGCGCAACACGCGGCGCTATGCCAGATTCCCCTGCCGATTCCACCAATGAAGGAGGCGCAGCATGAAGACCCAGCAGGATATTTTGCACGGGCGCAGCCTCGAGGATGTGGCAGAAGCCGCCCGCGCCTACGAAGAAACCCACGCCCCCTTTGACAAGCGCCCCATGAAGATGCGCGCCCGGCCCCCGCGCCACATGATGTCCAAGCCAGACATTGCGCTGTACATGGAAAAAATCAGCGTGAGTTTTGACGGCTTCAAGGCGCTCAACGATCTGACCTTCTATGTGGACAAGGGCGAGCTGCGCTGCGTCATCGGCCCCAACGGCGCGGGCAAGACCACCATGATGGACGTGATCACCGGCAAAACCCGGCCCGACACTGGCTCCGCATGGTTTGGCCGCACCTGCAATCTGCTGCAAATGGACGAAGTCGCCATCGCTCAGGCGGGTATTGGCCGCAAATTCCAGAAGCCCTCGGTGTTCGAGGCCCTGAGCGTGCTGCAGAATCTGGAGCTGGCGTTGGCTGGCGACAAGCGGGTATGGCCTACATTCCGCGCGCGGCTCTCTGCCGACAACAAGGTCTTTATCGAAGAAGTGCTGCACCGCATCCGTCTGACGGAACTGGCCCGTTTGCAGGCTGGCAAGCTCTCGCACGGGCAGAAGCAGTGGCTTGAAATCGGCATGCTGCTCATGCAGAAGCCACAGCTCTTGCTGCTGGACGAACCCGTGGCAGGCATGACGTCTGAAGAAATGGACCGCACCATTGAGCTGCTGCACGACCTTGAGGGCGAACAGAGCATCATGGTGGTGGAGCACGACATGGAATTTGTGCGGGCCATTGCCCACAAGGTCACGGTGCTGCATCAGGGCAGCGTGCTGGCCGAGGGCACCATGGACGAAATGCAGAACCATCCCGCCGTAGTGGAGGCCTATCTGGGCGAACCGCTGGACGCGGCCTAGCGCCTGCGCGACCAAAATCAGCCAGCGGTTGGTCTCGGACTAACCTTGGGCTGGATGACCGCTGCAAACTGCCAATTTTCGAGCCTCATGCTCCGGAGGAGCGTAATGCTGCATATTACAGGTCTCAATCAGTATTATGGCGAAAGCCACATCCTGCGTGACGTCAACCTTGAGGTAAAGGCCGGTTCCTGCGCCTGCCTCATGGGGCGCAACGGCGTGGGCAAAACCACATTGCTTCAATGTATCATGGGCGTGCTGCCCGCACGCTCCGGCCATATTCTCCTTGAAGGAACGGACTTGCTTCCTCTGCCTGTGGAGCGACGGGCGGCCCTGGGCATCGGTTATGTGCCACAGGGCCGCCAAATCTTCCCCCTGCTGAGTGTGCGTGAAAACATGGAGCTTTCCCTGCCCATGCGCAAGGACAAGGCCGGGGCCATTCCTCCCTTCATCTTTGACTTTTTCCCCGTGCTGGGCGAAATGATGCATCGGAGGGGCGGCGATCTTTCCGGCGGGCAGCAGCAACAGCTTGCCATTGCCCGGGCGCTCACGCTGGAGCCGCGCCTGCTCATTCTGGATGAGCCAACCGAGGGCATTCAGCCCAACATTGTGCGCGACATCGCCACAACCATTCGCAGACTCAACGAAGAAATGGGCCTCACAGTGCTGCTGGTGGAACAGAAAGTGCCTTTTGCCCGCCGCATGGCAGATACGTATATGATTATGGATCGCGGGCACATCGTTTCGCAGGGCGGCATGCACGGCCTGGACGATGCCACCGTCAAAGCCTTTTTGAGCGTCTGATTCCCGCCACGGAATCCAAGAGGAACCGCATGCCTGCCAACACCGCAAACCCTGCCGAGAATCTCCACGGTCACTGCTTTACGCCTGACCGCCGCTGGAACGCGCGCATGGAGCTGGATTTTGCGGTACGGCAGGGGCGCACCACACTGGCAAAAATGCAGTTCAGCGGGCCGTTGCGCGTGCAGCGGCCCTTCTATCCCGAAGCTGCGCCCGCCAATGCGCCCGGCCCGTCGCATTGGCGGGCGCAGGCGTCCCAGCCCTGCCATTGCTGCCTGCTGCACCCGCCTGGCGGCCTTGTGAGCGGCGACGATCTGAGCCTTGCCGTGCGGCTTGCGCAAGGCGCGCACGCCCTGCTCACCGCGCCTTCTGCCTCCAAATTCTACGCTGCGGACGCGCATAACGTCGCCCAGCGCCAGACCACAGACCTGAACGTTACGGGCGGCATGCTGGAATGGCTGCCGCGTGAAACCATCATCTATGACGGCGCGCGGGCCGAAATGCGCACATCGGTGGAGCTGGACAATGCCAGCGCCTGTATCGGCTGGGAAATGATCTGCCTTGGTCGCCCTGCCGCCAACGAATGCTTTACCCACGGCAGCGTGCGCCAAAGCCTCATCCTTACCCGAGAGGGCCTGCCCCTGCTGCATGAAGTGCTGCGCTTTGAAGGCGGCGATGCCCTGCAAAAATGCGCCTGCGGTCTGGGTGATCAGGCGGTATCCGCCACCCTTTTTGCCGTGGGACGCGGAGCGGATGGCGGGCAAGACCTTGCCGCGCTGGAAGCCTGCTGCACAACGCTGCAAAACATGCTTTCGCCCAACCGCGATTTTGATGATGCGCCAGATGCCACTCCTGAGGATGCATCTGGCGGGTCAAGCCCCGCTGCAGGCGATAGTTCCGTCCAGGCCAGGCCCGTTCCTTTGTCTGCCCACATGGGGGAACGGGCCGGAGCCACCGTGCGCGGCGGGGTGCTTGTGGTGCGCTATCTGGGGCCGGACATGGAAGAAGCGCGCAGCCTGTTGCTGACAGCCTGGAACCTGCTGCGACCCGCACTGACCGGCTGCCCGCCGCACATGCCACGCATCTGGTACGGAGCTTTTTAAGGGTGTTTTTCATAGCTGGGCTGCGGCCAGAGCTGCAAGTCGGGCTGCTAGCCGGACTACGATAATGTAAATTTCAAAGAACTCTTGCGGCATGCCGCATACATGGAGGCATCATGGAACTTCTGCCCAGAGAAAAAGACAAGCTGCTGCTTTTCACCGCCGGGCTGCTGGCAGAAAGGCGCAAGGCCCGCGGCCTCAAGCTCAATTACCCCGAGGCTGTGGCCTACATCAGTCTGGCCGTGCTTGAAGGCGCGCGCGACGGGCAAAGCGTGGCCGAACTTATGGGATCGTGCCGCAACCTGCTCACGCGCGAGGACGTCATGGACGGCGTCCCCGAGATGGTCCACGAAGTGCAGGTGGAGGCCACCTTTCCTGACGGCACCAAGCTTGTGACCGTGCACGACCCCATTCTGTAATCAGGGCCGCCACGGCAAGCCGGACACGACAACGAACACGGCAACAGACACGAACGCACAAGGGGGACGCATGATTCCCGGTGAATTTCATATCGCAGAGGGCGAAATAACCCTCAACGCCCTCTCGGAAGGGCGGGAAGTGGTGCTGGAAGTTTCCAATACCGGCGACAGGCCCATTCAGGTGGGCTCGCACTATCATTTTTTTGAAGTAAACCCGGCCCTGACCTTTGCCCGCGAATCCGCGCGCGGCATGCGGCTCGACATACCCGCCGGAACCGCCGTCCGCTTTGAGCCGGGGCAGAAACGCGAGGTGCGCCTTGTGCCCTACGCCGGGGCACGGCGCGTGTTTGGTTTTCGCGCCCAGATCATGGGGGCGCTTGATGCCGAAGCCCCCAGGGAGGAAAAAGCATGATCCGCATTCCCAGAAGCCAGTATGCCGAACTCTACGGCCCCACCACGGGCGACCGCATCCGCCTTGCGGACACGGAACTGTGGATCGAAATTGAGCGCGACCACACCGTCTATGGCGATGAAGTCTGCTTTGGCGGCGGCAAGGTTATTCGCGACGGCATGGGCCAGAGTCAGATCAGCAATGCTGACGGCGCTATGGACACCGTCATCACCAATGCTGTCATCATGGATGCGG
Encoded proteins:
- the urtC gene encoding urea ABC transporter permease subunit UrtC, producing the protein MATDIFERERLLNAPTRNFLAITALLSLAVVAGSLLPAGSALHVPGYMVTLLGKYLTYSLLALSVDLVWGFMGVLSLGHGAFFALGGYGFGMYLMRQIGARGVYGNANLPDFMVFLNWKELPWFWQGSEYFVVALLLVVLLPGLLAYVFGRLAFGSRVSGVYFSIMSQAMTYALLLAFFRNEMGFGGNNGLTDFKTLLGFELQTDGMRTTLFACSAVALMAGYLLCRAVTASRLGRVCVAVRDAESRVRFIGYRVERYQVAVFTLSAILAGIGGALYVPQVGIINPGEFSPLNSIEIVVCVALGGRGRLYGAVLGAFAVNAFKTWFTAVMPEAWLFALGGMFVLVTIFLPQGLAGLPDQWRNRATRGAMPDSPADSTNEGGAA
- the urtD gene encoding urea ABC transporter ATP-binding protein UrtD, with product MKTQQDILHGRSLEDVAEAARAYEETHAPFDKRPMKMRARPPRHMMSKPDIALYMEKISVSFDGFKALNDLTFYVDKGELRCVIGPNGAGKTTMMDVITGKTRPDTGSAWFGRTCNLLQMDEVAIAQAGIGRKFQKPSVFEALSVLQNLELALAGDKRVWPTFRARLSADNKVFIEEVLHRIRLTELARLQAGKLSHGQKQWLEIGMLLMQKPQLLLLDEPVAGMTSEEMDRTIELLHDLEGEQSIMVVEHDMEFVRAIAHKVTVLHQGSVLAEGTMDEMQNHPAVVEAYLGEPLDAA
- the urtE gene encoding urea ABC transporter ATP-binding subunit UrtE, giving the protein MLHITGLNQYYGESHILRDVNLEVKAGSCACLMGRNGVGKTTLLQCIMGVLPARSGHILLEGTDLLPLPVERRAALGIGYVPQGRQIFPLLSVRENMELSLPMRKDKAGAIPPFIFDFFPVLGEMMHRRGGDLSGGQQQQLAIARALTLEPRLLILDEPTEGIQPNIVRDIATTIRRLNEEMGLTVLLVEQKVPFARRMADTYMIMDRGHIVSQGGMHGLDDATVKAFLSV
- a CDS encoding urease accessory protein UreD — protein: MPANTANPAENLHGHCFTPDRRWNARMELDFAVRQGRTTLAKMQFSGPLRVQRPFYPEAAPANAPGPSHWRAQASQPCHCCLLHPPGGLVSGDDLSLAVRLAQGAHALLTAPSASKFYAADAHNVAQRQTTDLNVTGGMLEWLPRETIIYDGARAEMRTSVELDNASACIGWEMICLGRPAANECFTHGSVRQSLILTREGLPLLHEVLRFEGGDALQKCACGLGDQAVSATLFAVGRGADGGQDLAALEACCTTLQNMLSPNRDFDDAPDATPEDASGGSSPAAGDSSVQARPVPLSAHMGERAGATVRGGVLVVRYLGPDMEEARSLLLTAWNLLRPALTGCPPHMPRIWYGAF
- the ureA gene encoding urease subunit gamma; the protein is MELLPREKDKLLLFTAGLLAERRKARGLKLNYPEAVAYISLAVLEGARDGQSVAELMGSCRNLLTREDVMDGVPEMVHEVQVEATFPDGTKLVTVHDPIL
- a CDS encoding urease subunit beta, whose product is MIPGEFHIAEGEITLNALSEGREVVLEVSNTGDRPIQVGSHYHFFEVNPALTFARESARGMRLDIPAGTAVRFEPGQKREVRLVPYAGARRVFGFRAQIMGALDAEAPREEKA